GCCAGGCCCGTCCCGGGGGAAACGTAGTCCGCCACCATCACCAGCCCGCCTGGCCGCACCACCCGCCGCATCTCGGAAAACAGGCGCACAGCCTCGTCCCAGGGCATCTCGTGCAGGGACAGGGCCACCACCGCCAAATCAAAAGACGCCTCGGGAACCTCCAGGCTGGTCGCATCCATACGCGCAAAGCGCGGCCCAGCGCCGCCAGGGACCATCCGTCCCCCCGGCGGCCGATCAGCCCGGGCCAGCATGGATGGCGACAGGTCCACGCCCAGCGTGTCAACGCCCATGGCGGCCAGCATCCAAGCCTGGCGTCCCGTGCCGCAGCACAGGTCCACGGCCCGCCGCGCCCCGACGTCCTGCGCCAGACGGCACACGGCCCGGCGCATGGGGTCAAGAAACGGCGCGGTGACCAGATCGTAGATCGGGGCCATGCGGGCATAGGGGTCGTGCGTCATGGACAGCGCCCCTGTCGGGCATCTCTTTGAAACAGTTTGTTCATTTTATTCAGCGTGACATTGTCCCATGAAACCGGAGCGTCCGCTCGGTTGCGGGAGATCGCTTCTTTACAGTATCCGGCGGGAGAATGCATTTGTTTAAGAATGTTCCGTCATTCAACAGAAACGCACACGTCAACCAGCCTCCGCGTGTCGCTCCGCCGCCCCAGGCGGTGACACTCCGCCGGATATCAAAGCGGCCTCACATCACCGCGCCATCAGCGCAAATACGCCCCATCCAAGGAATTCACGCGAGTACGCGGCGTAGCGTTTTGGCTCCACGGTCAGTTTGGCCCGAACCTCTTTCGCGAAGTCGTCGTCGGGATTCGCTTCA
Above is a genomic segment from Desulfolutivibrio sulfodismutans DSM 3696 containing:
- a CDS encoding class I SAM-dependent methyltransferase; its protein translation is MTHDPYARMAPIYDLVTAPFLDPMRRAVCRLAQDVGARRAVDLCCGTGRQAWMLAAMGVDTLGVDLSPSMLARADRPPGGRMVPGGAGPRFARMDATSLEVPEASFDLAVVALSLHEMPWDEAVRLFSEMRRVVRPGGLVMVADYVSPGTGLARAARMGVLAAEWSAGARHFGNYRKFMVRGGLPGFLDAVCRECGVRLVHRFLFGNAALAVMDRSASVPG